The sequence below is a genomic window from Maridesulfovibrio frigidus DSM 17176.
TTAGAAATTTTATCTCGCATGAACACTCCTAATAAATGATTTAAGAGTAGAGTAAAACGAAACACAAAAAACAAGTTACACATATACAACATGCAAAGTATAGCACACACCATAACTAAAAACAAGTTACACTTAAAATCATTAGCCTAAGATAATACACCTTGATAATAATAGCACATAATATATTACTTAGTAGTATAAAAAAACATTACAAACCATAAAGAAAAACTAAGATCAGTAAGGAACACGGATACTCACTCATAATTAACAACTAAATGATGCAACTCTAATAGTAATAGAAATGTATCAGTTATATGGTTAAAGCATAGCAAACAGCTTCCCTCATTTACTTTTTTTTATTAATAGAATAAGTTCACCTTAATTCTAAGATTAAAATCAATTGAAATATATAAATATAATCACAGGATATAAATAATGACCAGCCAAGCCAAACAAGAAGACTTGATTCCAGAAGAATATCTGCAAATCAGTTCTAATATTGTCAGCACATTCGGCAACAGAACTCCTGTCACGCTATGTATATATGATGAAGAATTTCAGCGAGTTGCTCCTTTATTCTCCAAAGATACAAGGTTGACTCCTAAAAAACTTGATCGAATGAACATGGAATGCAACGGAGGCAATCTTTTTATAACTAAAGATGAATACTCATCTCTTGCAGGCCACATAAGTCAAAACCTTGGAGTTCTTTTAACCGAGCATTATCTTGATGAACCAGCCGCAGCAGAAATCTTTTATGATGGGATACTCGAAAAAGTTAAAGAGTTTTATGAGAACCCTATCTCAGAGACCCTTGAACAGTTAAAAACAGTTCTTGCTATTTTTAGTGAATACGTATGGGTGGATAGAAATCGCTGGTCACACTTTTTTAATTCTCTTCAACGCCAAAATGATCTTTGTTGTCATGTGGTAAACACCTTGTTTGTGGGAACTGCCATATATCTAAAAACGGTACACAAAGATGGCGAAAAACTTGAATTGAATTCTCTTGGACTTGCCTTAGTTTTGCACGATCTTGGTATGACCCAAATACCGACTGCTCTTATGACCAAGAAAAGTCCTTATTTATATAAAGAGAAGCAAAGAATGCAAGAGCATGTAGATATTGCCGAAAAAATGATGAACAGGCTTGATGTTAAAGACAAACTCGTTAGAGAT
It includes:
- a CDS encoding HD-GYP domain-containing protein — translated: MTSQAKQEDLIPEEYLQISSNIVSTFGNRTPVTLCIYDEEFQRVAPLFSKDTRLTPKKLDRMNMECNGGNLFITKDEYSSLAGHISQNLGVLLTEHYLDEPAAAEIFYDGILEKVKEFYENPISETLEQLKTVLAIFSEYVWVDRNRWSHFFNSLQRQNDLCCHVVNTLFVGTAIYLKTVHKDGEKLELNSLGLALVLHDLGMTQIPTALMTKKSPYLYKEKQRMQEHVDIAEKMMNRLDVKDKLVRDCLLDHHERLDGSGYPRGRRGDALTIETRVCCVADAFCGMISERWHKKGIHPILAAIILTESSKRYDKTLTAALVSFIISNNPEMQTLIKDKEKMKKLRAMALKQMD